From Sphaerochaeta sp., a single genomic window includes:
- the cls gene encoding cardiolipin synthase, with protein sequence MRKLLKFLTGRLFWSTILIVAQVALLSYLIYSQAGSDYTVERVFLGISLIMTMVVISRDENPAYKIGWILIFMLFPLYGGFYYILFGNKKFTGKVSRKLNAFLRGYRRGLRNVHAPDATPMQQLEAKDPALSRKAKYISAISGFPLCQRTRVTYYPLGDDWYPEMLATLESAKRFILMEFFILDPGEVWDTVLDILVRKVREGVDVRLMYDDVGTIKFVPNHYERQLRAKGLKVVAFNPLKPHLNSRMNSRDHRKVLVVDGNVGYTGGVNLADEYVNRRILYGHWKDTAVRLEGEAVGNLTLMFFQLWGYATGEELDFAPFMPTECQESDGFVQPFGDNPLDNNNVAENSYLSIIGVAKKYVWITTPYLALDNEMITALKIAAQSGVDVRIIVPHIPDKWYVFAVTRSYYRQLMASGVRIYEYTPGFIHAKAIVSDGNVAIIGTINMDYRTFYLNFENGVAFYYCSIVTNVEADVRRTMELSHQVGMEEVRSTSTLRRLGRFLLRLFSPLM encoded by the coding sequence ATGCGGAAATTGCTGAAGTTCCTCACCGGGCGTCTTTTCTGGTCCACCATTCTGATCGTCGCCCAGGTAGCGCTGCTCTCCTATCTGATCTACTCCCAGGCGGGGAGTGACTATACGGTGGAGCGTGTGTTCCTGGGCATCAGCCTGATCATGACGATGGTGGTGATCTCCCGGGACGAGAACCCCGCCTATAAGATTGGTTGGATTTTGATCTTCATGCTGTTTCCCCTGTACGGCGGTTTTTACTACATCCTGTTCGGCAACAAGAAGTTCACCGGGAAAGTATCCCGCAAATTGAACGCGTTTCTCCGCGGTTACCGCAGAGGTCTGCGGAACGTCCACGCTCCAGACGCCACCCCGATGCAGCAACTGGAGGCAAAGGATCCCGCCCTGTCCCGCAAAGCGAAATACATTTCCGCCATCAGCGGGTTCCCCCTCTGCCAGCGCACCAGGGTGACCTACTATCCCCTGGGGGATGACTGGTATCCCGAAATGCTTGCCACGCTGGAAAGCGCCAAACGGTTCATTCTGATGGAGTTCTTCATTCTGGATCCCGGAGAAGTGTGGGATACCGTGCTGGATATTCTGGTGCGCAAGGTGCGGGAAGGTGTGGATGTCCGTCTGATGTACGACGACGTGGGGACGATCAAATTCGTGCCGAACCACTATGAACGGCAACTCCGCGCCAAAGGGCTGAAGGTGGTGGCGTTCAACCCCCTGAAGCCCCACCTGAACAGCCGGATGAACTCCCGTGACCACCGCAAGGTGCTGGTGGTGGACGGCAACGTCGGGTATACCGGAGGGGTGAACCTGGCCGATGAGTACGTCAACCGGAGGATTTTATACGGACATTGGAAGGATACCGCCGTACGGCTGGAAGGGGAGGCGGTGGGCAACCTGACCTTGATGTTCTTCCAGCTGTGGGGCTATGCCACTGGTGAAGAGCTGGATTTCGCCCCCTTCATGCCCACCGAGTGCCAGGAGAGCGATGGTTTCGTCCAGCCGTTCGGCGACAACCCGTTGGACAACAACAATGTGGCGGAGAACTCCTACCTGTCCATCATCGGCGTGGCGAAAAAATACGTGTGGATCACCACGCCGTACCTGGCGCTGGACAATGAGATGATCACCGCGCTGAAGATTGCCGCCCAGAGCGGCGTGGATGTGCGGATCATTGTTCCTCACATCCCGGACAAGTGGTACGTGTTCGCCGTCACCCGTTCCTACTACCGCCAGTTGATGGCCAGCGGGGTGCGCATCTACGAGTACACTCCCGGCTTCATCCATGCCAAGGCGATCGTCAGTGACGGCAACGTGGCCATCATCGGGACGATCAACATGGATTACCGGACGTTCTACCTGAACTTTGAGAATGGCGTGGCGTTCTACTATTGCTCCAT
- a CDS encoding MarR family winged helix-turn-helix transcriptional regulator, whose amino-acid sequence MTQHPLSFMLFSLARAVQRTVNDHLAQHGLNTVEAKILGILIHHQGTVCQRDICKAFGTSRSATSGVLDTMERNGLITRSGDQRDRRRNNLTLTDKGREIAHVCEAVMDEVDQTLYDCLGEQDYRTVQDVIVRLRGALTTHEQDTAQAGS is encoded by the coding sequence ATGACACAGCATCCGCTTAGTTTCATGCTCTTCTCCCTGGCTCGGGCCGTGCAACGCACGGTCAACGATCATCTTGCCCAGCACGGACTGAATACGGTGGAAGCGAAGATCCTTGGGATCCTCATCCACCACCAAGGGACCGTCTGCCAACGGGACATCTGCAAGGCGTTCGGAACCAGCCGTTCCGCCACCAGCGGGGTCTTGGACACGATGGAGCGCAACGGGTTGATCACCCGCAGCGGAGACCAAAGGGACCGGAGACGAAACAACCTGACGCTGACGGACAAAGGGCGGGAAATCGCCCATGTCTGCGAAGCGGTGATGGATGAAGTCGATCAGACTCTGTACGACTGTCTTGGTGAACAGGACTACCGTACGGTGCAGGATGTGATCGTTCGTTTGAGAGGAGCATTGACGACGCATGAACAAGACACTGCTCAAGCGGGTTCGTGA
- a CDS encoding ABC transporter ATP-binding protein/permease, producing the protein MNKTLLKRVREYRKDAIITPIMMIGEVAMEVAIPALMAEVIDQGVMQGNMHFLSRISIILIGAAMLSLLFGVLGGITASRASCGFAKNLRHDLFYTLQDFSFHNIDGFSTSSLITRMTTDVQNVQNAFQMVIRICFRAPIMFIFALLMVIRNGGRLAMVFAVAIPVIALGMFLIMRRVYPAFTRAFTSYDHLNRVVEENVTGIRAVKAYVRETNEEERFKEANDQIHDNFVIGQKLTALASPLMMGTTYASILALSWLGAHSIVAGSMTTGELMSVISYTIQILMSLMMISMIVVMLAISRASEQRITQVLETKTDMDTNPNGLTQVADGSVDFDHVDFSYGGKGGALCLHDINLHITSGQTIGILGNTGSGKSTLVSLMARLYDVTSGSVKVGETDVREYELHSLRDAVSMVLQKNQLFSGTVAGNIRWGNQEATDEEVIQACRIAQASEFIEQLPDGYNAHVEQGGSNFSGGQKQRLCIARAILKKPKVVVFDDSTSAVDTKTDQKIREALAAYAPETTKIVISQRIASVENADRIFILDNGTIADSGTHMELLGRNALYASLYRTQNKVAANA; encoded by the coding sequence ATGAACAAGACACTGCTCAAGCGGGTTCGTGAATACCGCAAGGATGCCATCATCACCCCGATTATGATGATCGGGGAAGTGGCGATGGAGGTGGCCATCCCCGCCTTGATGGCGGAGGTCATCGACCAAGGGGTGATGCAGGGGAACATGCATTTTCTCTCCCGCATCAGCATCATTCTGATCGGCGCGGCGATGTTGTCGCTGCTGTTCGGCGTGCTGGGAGGGATCACGGCAAGCAGGGCGAGCTGCGGCTTCGCCAAGAATCTCCGCCACGATCTGTTCTATACGTTGCAGGACTTCTCGTTCCACAACATCGACGGATTCTCCACCAGCAGCCTGATCACCCGTATGACCACCGACGTGCAGAACGTGCAGAACGCGTTCCAGATGGTGATCCGCATCTGTTTCCGGGCTCCGATCATGTTCATCTTCGCCTTGTTGATGGTGATCCGCAACGGCGGTCGCCTTGCCATGGTGTTCGCCGTAGCCATCCCGGTGATCGCCCTGGGGATGTTTTTGATCATGCGGCGCGTCTACCCCGCCTTCACCCGTGCGTTCACCTCCTACGATCACCTCAACCGGGTGGTGGAGGAGAATGTCACCGGAATCCGCGCCGTCAAGGCGTATGTACGGGAGACCAATGAGGAAGAACGGTTCAAGGAAGCAAACGACCAGATCCACGACAACTTCGTCATCGGCCAGAAGCTCACCGCGCTGGCAAGCCCGTTGATGATGGGGACCACCTATGCCTCCATTTTGGCCCTTTCCTGGCTGGGGGCCCACTCCATCGTCGCCGGCTCGATGACCACCGGGGAGCTGATGAGCGTCATCTCCTACACCATCCAGATTCTGATGAGCCTGATGATGATCTCCATGATCGTCGTCATGCTGGCCATCTCCCGGGCAAGCGAGCAGCGGATCACCCAGGTGCTGGAGACCAAGACGGACATGGATACCAATCCCAATGGACTCACCCAGGTGGCCGACGGGTCGGTCGACTTCGACCATGTCGATTTCTCCTACGGCGGCAAAGGCGGAGCCCTGTGCCTGCATGACATCAACCTGCATATCACAAGCGGCCAGACCATCGGGATCTTGGGCAATACCGGTTCCGGCAAGAGCACGCTGGTCAGCCTGATGGCCCGTCTGTACGACGTGACAAGCGGCAGCGTGAAGGTGGGGGAAACGGATGTGCGGGAGTATGAACTGCACAGCCTTCGCGACGCCGTCTCCATGGTGCTGCAGAAGAACCAGTTGTTCAGCGGCACGGTGGCCGGCAACATCCGCTGGGGAAATCAGGAAGCAACGGACGAAGAGGTCATCCAGGCGTGCCGCATCGCCCAGGCAAGCGAGTTCATCGAACAGCTTCCCGATGGGTACAACGCCCACGTGGAACAGGGAGGATCCAACTTCTCCGGAGGTCAGAAACAACGCCTGTGCATCGCGCGGGCCATCCTGAAGAAACCCAAGGTGGTGGTCTTCGACGACTCCACCAGCGCGGTGGATACCAAAACGGACCAGAAAATACGGGAAGCCTTGGCGGCGTACGCCCCCGAGACGACCAAGATCGTCATCTCCCAACGGATCGCGTCGGTGGAGAACGCCGACCGGATCTTCATTCTGGACAACGGGACGATCGCCGACAGCGGCACCCATATGGAGCTGTTGGGTCGCAACGCGCTGTACGCGTCGCTGTACCGGACGCAGAACAAGGTGGCCGCCAATGCCTAG
- a CDS encoding ABC transporter ATP-binding protein/permease produces the protein MPRPMKFGPKAKDPKKTGKRLFRLVFGTHKVTFVLVLLTIVVSSLAMVEATLFLKTLVDGYIVPMVQGSSRDFSGLAKAMIQIGVILAFGAAASYLTQRLMVYVANDTLRDIRRDMFAHMESLPISYFDTHSHGEIMSRFTNDTDTLQQMISQSIVQVMSSLLTVVMVFVAMIRLSWMLTVVVLLFIGLMLLSTQKIGKKSGANFKVQQTNLAAVNGYVEEMVGGVKVVKVFNHEQLSKQQFDQLNENLRQSSTKANAYGNVMGPIMNNIGNLQYVVVTLVGAMMTISGVGGLTVGSLASFLQMTRTFSNPIGQMAQQMNSILMALAGAERVFQLLDEPSESDDGYVRLVNVTYDADGTIRESATPTGKWAWKHPHKDGSPTTYRPLAGEIEMEDVDFGYTPEKIVLHHISLTAKPGQKIAFVGATGAGKTTITNLLNRFYDIQQGKIRFDGINITKIRKDDLRRSLGMVLQDTHLFTGTIRDNIRFGKPDATDEEIRAAAKLANADSFIMMHPNGYETMLTGDGEELSQGQRQLLSIARAAVADPPVMILDEATSSIDTHTETLVQQGMDRLMEGRTVFVIAHRLSTVQNSQLILVLDHGTIIERGTHDELIAKKGVYYQLYTGATELS, from the coding sequence ATGCCTAGACCCATGAAATTCGGCCCGAAGGCCAAAGATCCCAAGAAGACGGGAAAACGGTTGTTCCGTCTGGTGTTCGGCACCCACAAGGTGACGTTCGTCCTGGTGTTGCTGACCATCGTCGTCTCGTCGCTCGCCATGGTGGAGGCGACGTTGTTCCTCAAGACGCTGGTGGATGGGTACATCGTCCCGATGGTCCAAGGCTCCAGCCGGGATTTCTCCGGCCTGGCCAAGGCGATGATCCAAATCGGCGTGATCCTGGCCTTCGGCGCGGCGGCTTCCTATCTGACCCAGCGCCTGATGGTCTACGTGGCCAACGACACGCTTCGTGACATCCGTCGCGATATGTTCGCCCACATGGAGAGCCTGCCTATCTCCTACTTTGACACCCACTCCCATGGGGAGATCATGAGCAGGTTCACCAACGACACCGACACGCTGCAGCAGATGATCAGCCAGAGCATCGTCCAGGTGATGAGCTCGCTGCTGACTGTCGTCATGGTGTTCGTCGCCATGATCCGGCTTTCCTGGATGCTCACCGTCGTCGTATTGTTGTTCATCGGCCTGATGCTACTCTCCACCCAGAAAATCGGCAAGAAGAGCGGCGCCAACTTCAAGGTGCAGCAGACCAATCTGGCCGCCGTCAACGGATATGTGGAAGAGATGGTCGGCGGCGTGAAGGTGGTGAAGGTGTTCAACCATGAACAGCTGAGCAAACAGCAGTTTGACCAACTGAATGAAAACCTCCGCCAGTCCAGCACCAAGGCCAATGCCTACGGCAACGTGATGGGCCCGATCATGAACAACATCGGAAACCTGCAGTACGTGGTGGTCACGCTGGTCGGCGCCATGATGACCATCTCCGGCGTGGGAGGCTTGACGGTCGGTTCCCTCGCCTCGTTCCTCCAGATGACCCGTACGTTCTCCAACCCGATCGGCCAGATGGCCCAGCAGATGAACTCCATTTTGATGGCGCTTGCCGGCGCCGAGCGGGTGTTCCAGCTCCTGGACGAGCCGTCCGAGTCGGATGACGGATACGTGCGGTTGGTCAACGTCACCTATGACGCCGATGGCACGATCCGTGAGAGTGCCACACCCACCGGCAAGTGGGCGTGGAAGCATCCCCACAAGGATGGTTCCCCGACCACCTACCGGCCGCTTGCCGGAGAGATCGAGATGGAGGATGTGGATTTCGGGTATACCCCGGAGAAGATCGTGCTGCACCACATCAGCCTGACCGCCAAGCCGGGACAGAAGATAGCGTTCGTCGGAGCCACCGGAGCAGGCAAGACGACGATCACCAACCTGCTGAACCGTTTCTATGACATCCAGCAGGGGAAGATACGGTTCGACGGCATCAACATCACCAAGATCCGCAAGGATGACCTCCGCAGGTCACTGGGCATGGTGCTGCAGGACACCCATCTGTTCACCGGAACGATCCGTGACAACATCCGCTTCGGAAAGCCGGACGCCACCGACGAGGAGATCCGCGCGGCGGCCAAGCTGGCCAACGCCGATTCGTTCATCATGATGCACCCCAACGGGTATGAGACGATGCTCACCGGAGACGGCGAGGAGCTGTCCCAGGGACAGCGCCAGCTGTTGTCCATCGCCCGTGCTGCGGTGGCCGACCCTCCGGTGATGATCCTGGATGAAGCGACCAGTTCGATCGACACCCACACGGAGACGCTGGTCCAGCAAGGGATGGACCGCCTGATGGAAGGCAGGACGGTGTTCGTCATCGCCCACCGGCTCTCCACCGTGCAGAACAGCCAGTTGATCCTGGTGCTGGATCATGGGACGATCATCGAACGGGGAACCCACGACGAGCTCATCGCCAAGAAGGGAGTGTACTATCAGTTGTACACCGGCGCGACGGAGCTTTCCTGA
- a CDS encoding epoxyqueuosine reductase QueH, with product MHAENEILVHACCGPCSTASLERLLRDGWKPTVFYSNSNMYPPQEFEKRWENLVVVGEHYHVPVIREEQDHAAWRAFVKGLEGEKEGGARCLKCWEYNLSRTALKAKELGFTHFCTTLTVSRYKNSLAIFRVGSAFPGFEAIDFKKQNGFAESCRLSKELGLYRQQYCGCEFSLQESSVAPVYN from the coding sequence ATGCACGCGGAAAACGAAATTCTGGTCCATGCCTGCTGCGGCCCCTGCAGCACCGCTTCCCTGGAGCGGCTCCTTCGGGATGGGTGGAAGCCGACGGTCTTTTACTCCAACAGCAACATGTACCCACCCCAGGAGTTTGAAAAACGATGGGAAAACCTCGTGGTCGTCGGGGAGCACTACCACGTGCCGGTGATCCGCGAGGAGCAGGATCACGCGGCATGGCGCGCGTTCGTCAAAGGTCTGGAAGGGGAGAAGGAAGGCGGCGCGCGGTGCCTGAAATGCTGGGAGTACAACCTGAGCCGCACCGCGTTGAAGGCCAAGGAACTGGGCTTCACCCATTTCTGCACCACATTGACCGTCTCCCGATACAAGAACAGCCTGGCCATTTTCCGCGTCGGGTCGGCGTTCCCTGGCTTTGAGGCCATCGACTTCAAGAAACAGAACGGATTCGCCGAAAGCTGCCGCCTGTCCAAGGAACTGGGACTGTACCGCCAGCAGTACTGCGGCTGCGAATTCTCCCTTCAGGAAAGCTCCGTCGCGCCGGTGTACAACTGA